The proteins below are encoded in one region of Candidatus Anaeroferrophillus wilburensis:
- the infA gene encoding translation initiation factor IF-1: MAKKEDVIEVQGKVLETLPNAMFRVELENGHRVLAHISGKMRMHFIKILPGDTVTMELSPYDLSRGRIVYRAK; this comes from the coding sequence ATGGCAAAAAAAGAGGATGTTATCGAGGTGCAGGGAAAGGTGCTTGAAACCCTGCCGAATGCCATGTTCCGGGTTGAACTGGAAAACGGCCACCGGGTGCTGGCTCATATCTCCGGGAAAATGCGCATGCATTTTATTAAGATCCTCCCCGGCGATACGGTGACCATGGAATTATCTCCTTACGATCTGAGCCGGGGAAGGATTGTCTACCGGGCGAAGTAG
- a CDS encoding adenylate kinase: MNLILLGPPGAGKGTQAKKMVDQLKIPQISTGDILRAAVKDGTPMGIEAKKYMDAGQLVPDEVVIGIIADRIKESDCAAGYILDGFPRTVAQAEALEKMLNTMNQDIDHVVSIDVPDGDLLARLTGRRMCSCGASFHVMFNKPKKEGVCDLCGGALYHRDDDREEAITERLVNYHKQTAPLIEFYSNRDKVRPIPGTGSVDDIFAAIMNAVT; the protein is encoded by the coding sequence ATGAACTTGATTTTGTTGGGACCTCCCGGGGCCGGCAAGGGCACCCAGGCAAAAAAAATGGTCGATCAGCTGAAGATCCCGCAGATTTCCACTGGCGATATTCTCCGCGCTGCTGTTAAAGACGGCACCCCGATGGGGATTGAGGCCAAAAAGTATATGGACGCCGGTCAGTTGGTTCCCGATGAGGTGGTTATCGGCATCATTGCCGATCGCATCAAAGAGAGTGACTGTGCCGCTGGTTACATCCTTGATGGGTTCCCCCGGACGGTTGCCCAGGCTGAAGCGTTGGAGAAGATGCTCAATACGATGAATCAGGACATTGACCATGTGGTTAGTATTGACGTCCCTGATGGCGATCTTCTGGCCCGTTTGACCGGCCGACGTATGTGTTCCTGTGGTGCCAGCTTCCATGTCATGTTTAATAAACCGAAAAAAGAAGGTGTCTGTGATCTGTGTGGTGGAGCCCTGTACCATCGTGACGATGACCGGGAGGAAGCAATCACCGAACGACTGGTCAACTACCATAAACAGACAGCACCGTTGATTGAGTTCTATTCCAACAGGGATAAGGTTCGGCCCATTCCGGGTACCGGAAGTGTTGATGATATCTTTGCTGCGATAATGAATGCCGTTACATGA
- the rpmJ gene encoding 50S ribosomal protein L36, which produces MKVRASVKKICDRCKIIKRRGVVRVICENPKHKQRQG; this is translated from the coding sequence ATGAAAGTACGGGCATCGGTAAAAAAAATCTGCGACAGATGTAAAATAATCAAGCGGCGCGGAGTTGTCAGGGTGATCTGTGAAAACCCGAAACATAAACAGCGTCAGGGATAA
- the rpsK gene encoding 30S ribosomal protein S11, whose product MAKPKKKSAKAKVKKNIPVGVAHIQATFNNTQVTFTDIKGNVVAWATAGVVGFKGSRKSTPFAARQTAEEAARRAMDHGMRSVDVHVKGPGSGRESAIRAIQAAGLTINVIRDITPIPHNGCRPPKRRRV is encoded by the coding sequence ATGGCCAAGCCAAAGAAAAAATCGGCAAAAGCAAAAGTTAAAAAGAATATTCCGGTGGGGGTAGCCCATATTCAAGCGACCTTTAATAATACGCAGGTTACGTTCACCGATATCAAGGGTAATGTGGTGGCCTGGGCAACGGCAGGAGTGGTCGGCTTCAAGGGATCACGGAAAAGTACGCCGTTTGCTGCCCGGCAGACCGCAGAAGAAGCCGCCCGGCGGGCAATGGATCATGGCATGCGCAGTGTCGACGTCCATGTGAAGGGTCCTGGGTCCGGGCGCGAATCGGCTATTCGGGCGATTCAGGCCGCCGGTTTAACCATTAATGTTATTCGCGATATAACGCCTATTCCGCATAACGGCTGTCGGCCGCCGAAGCGGAGAAGGGTCTAA
- the secY gene encoding preprotein translocase subunit SecY: MLKGMENIGSIPELQRKIGWTFFLLFIYRVGIHVPTPGIDGQALASFFAEAKGTLLGMFDMFAGGGLSRLSVFSLGIMPYISASIIIELLAMVIPTLERLKKEGEAGRRKIVTYTRYGTILLSTVQSFGIAVGLESMQGPAGEMVVMFPGWGFRLLTVITLTSGTAFIMWIGEQITERGIGNGISLIIFAGIVARTPAAVINTIRLIKTGEMSVFVMLMLLVLMTAVVAIIVFVETGQRRVPIQYAKRVVGRKMYGGQSTHLPIKVNTAGVIPPIFASSIIMFPATIANFIDLPIMKKVSALFMPSTITYNLFYVALIFAFCYFYTAVTFKPDDVADNLKKYGGYVPGIRPGKKTAEYLDRILTRLTFWGAVYVSVVCVLPMIFIGKFNVPFYFGGTALLIIVGVGIDTIQQIQSHLIVRNYDGLMKKGARGRR, from the coding sequence TTGCTTAAAGGAATGGAGAATATCGGCAGCATCCCTGAGCTGCAGCGGAAGATCGGCTGGACCTTTTTCCTACTGTTTATCTATCGTGTCGGTATTCATGTCCCCACTCCGGGTATTGACGGCCAGGCCCTGGCATCTTTTTTTGCCGAGGCCAAAGGGACTCTGCTGGGCATGTTCGATATGTTTGCCGGTGGTGGCCTGAGCCGGTTGTCGGTATTTTCCCTCGGGATTATGCCCTATATCAGTGCTTCAATTATCATTGAACTGCTGGCCATGGTCATTCCCACCCTTGAGCGTTTGAAGAAGGAAGGGGAAGCCGGTCGGCGGAAGATTGTCACCTATACCCGCTATGGCACCATCCTGCTGAGTACGGTACAGAGTTTTGGTATTGCTGTAGGTCTAGAAAGCATGCAGGGACCGGCGGGGGAGATGGTGGTTATGTTTCCCGGCTGGGGGTTCCGTCTACTGACGGTGATTACCCTGACCAGTGGCACTGCTTTTATCATGTGGATCGGTGAGCAGATTACCGAACGGGGGATCGGCAATGGCATTTCGCTGATCATTTTTGCCGGAATTGTTGCCCGGACCCCGGCGGCGGTAATCAATACCATCAGGCTGATAAAAACAGGTGAAATGAGTGTTTTTGTCATGCTGATGCTGCTGGTGCTGATGACCGCGGTGGTGGCGATTATTGTTTTTGTTGAAACCGGGCAGCGGCGTGTGCCGATCCAGTATGCCAAGCGGGTGGTGGGCCGCAAAATGTACGGCGGCCAGAGTACCCATCTGCCCATTAAAGTCAATACGGCTGGGGTTATACCGCCCATTTTTGCGTCATCAATTATTATGTTTCCGGCTACCATTGCCAACTTTATCGATCTGCCGATCATGAAAAAAGTTTCGGCCCTTTTCATGCCGTCAACCATTACCTATAACCTTTTTTATGTTGCCCTGATCTTCGCCTTCTGCTACTTCTACACGGCTGTGACCTTCAAGCCCGATGATGTGGCTGATAATCTGAAAAAATACGGCGGCTATGTGCCTGGCATCCGGCCGGGCAAAAAAACTGCTGAATACCTTGATCGTATCCTGACCCGCCTGACCTTCTGGGGGGCGGTCTATGTCAGCGTCGTCTGCGTGCTGCCGATGATTTTTATCGGCAAGTTTAATGTCCCGTTCTATTTTGGTGGTACCGCCCTGTTGATTATAGTCGGGGTTGGCATTGATACGATTCAGCAGATCCAGTCGCACCTGATTGTCCGCAACTATGACGGGCTGATGAAAAAAGGAGCTCGTGGCCGCCGGTAA
- the map gene encoding type I methionyl aminopeptidase: MITLRSRREIEKIRAANQIVAEVLERLREAVQPGISTLELDAITEKLIRERGGTPAFKGYAGFPASLCASVNEVIVHGIPRADIILAAGDIISLDVGAKLHGYYGDAAITVPVGEVSDAARRLMQVTEESLAEGIQAAWPGEHLFTVSARIQRYVEARGYSVVRDFVGHGIGTQLHESPQVPNFGVEGTGIRLKAGMVIAIEPMVNMGTHEVDVLADGWTAVTRDRLLSAHYEHTIAITDGGPEILSKRL, translated from the coding sequence ATGATTACCCTGCGCTCGAGGCGCGAGATTGAAAAGATCCGGGCGGCAAACCAGATTGTTGCTGAAGTCCTGGAGCGTCTGCGGGAAGCAGTACAACCGGGAATATCAACCCTCGAGCTTGATGCCATCACCGAGAAGCTGATTCGCGAACGCGGTGGCACACCCGCTTTCAAGGGCTATGCCGGTTTTCCGGCCAGCCTCTGTGCCTCGGTCAATGAAGTTATTGTCCATGGCATTCCCCGTGCGGATATTATCTTAGCCGCCGGTGATATTATCAGTCTTGATGTGGGAGCCAAATTGCACGGCTATTACGGTGATGCAGCGATCACGGTGCCGGTGGGTGAGGTCAGTGACGCGGCCCGGAGATTAATGCAGGTAACCGAGGAATCTCTGGCTGAGGGTATCCAGGCTGCCTGGCCCGGTGAGCATCTCTTTACCGTCTCGGCGCGTATTCAGCGTTATGTGGAAGCACGTGGTTACAGTGTCGTCCGCGATTTTGTCGGTCATGGGATCGGCACCCAGCTCCATGAGTCGCCGCAGGTGCCCAACTTTGGCGTTGAGGGTACCGGGATACGCCTGAAAGCAGGCATGGTCATCGCCATTGAACCGATGGTCAATATGGGGACCCATGAAGTTGACGTCCTGGCTGACGGCTGGACTGCAGTGACCAGAGACCGGCTTTTATCGGCTCACTATGAACATACGATTGCCATTACGGATGGTGGACCGGAGATTTTGAGCAAAAGGTTATGA
- the rpsM gene encoding 30S ribosomal protein S13, producing the protein MARIAGVVLPNKRIVIALTYIYGVGKSRAQAVLDAAQVSHDIRADQLQDDELGRIRETLEGTYKIEGDLRREISGNIKRLMDIGCYRGLRHRRSLPVRGQRTKTNARTRKGPGRNPVARKKK; encoded by the coding sequence TTGGCTAGAATTGCAGGGGTAGTTTTACCGAATAAACGGATAGTGATCGCCCTTACCTATATCTATGGGGTTGGCAAAAGTCGGGCTCAGGCAGTACTTGATGCGGCTCAGGTCAGCCACGATATCCGTGCAGATCAGCTGCAGGATGATGAACTGGGACGTATTCGTGAAACCCTGGAGGGAACCTATAAAATTGAAGGCGACCTCCGACGGGAAATCAGTGGAAATATCAAACGGCTGATGGACATCGGCTGTTATCGCGGTTTGCGCCACCGCCGGTCACTGCCGGTTCGGGGACAGCGGACCAAAACCAACGCCAGAACCCGCAAAGGACCAGGCAGAAATCCGGTGGCCCGCAAGAAAAAATAG